A window from Lentimicrobiaceae bacterium encodes these proteins:
- a CDS encoding electron transfer flavoprotein subunit alpha/FixB family protein: MSVLIYTENWDNQFKKLSFELVSYGYSVAKMMNTDLKVVSIGNVPEDQLMILGKYGASHIYQVDDNQDFNDRNYTKIIEEVAKKCNAELIIFANNNKGKAISSRLSVRLNAAIATGVSKLPISVNPFVVYKKVFSGKAFADVELKSQTKIITLAQNSFEISENPQTVNIEKLTVSTEASNIKLENTEKQTGKILLNDAEIVVSGGRGMKSPDNWAPLEELASLLGAATACSRPVSDEGWRPHEEHTGQTGKIIAPNLYFAFGISGATQHIAGVSSSKYIVAINTDKDAPIFEQAQYGIVGDAQKVLPQLIQAVKDMQQK, translated from the coding sequence ATGTCAGTTTTAATATATACCGAAAATTGGGATAACCAATTCAAAAAGTTATCGTTTGAACTTGTATCGTACGGATACAGCGTTGCAAAAATGATGAACACCGACCTGAAAGTAGTTTCAATAGGCAATGTTCCCGAAGACCAACTGATGATTTTGGGCAAATACGGAGCTTCTCACATATATCAAGTAGATGATAATCAGGATTTTAATGATAGAAACTACACAAAAATAATTGAAGAAGTTGCCAAAAAATGCAATGCCGAGCTAATAATTTTTGCAAACAATAACAAAGGCAAAGCCATTTCGTCCAGATTATCGGTTCGCCTTAATGCAGCAATTGCAACAGGAGTAAGCAAGCTACCAATTAGCGTAAATCCTTTTGTGGTTTACAAAAAAGTATTTTCGGGTAAAGCTTTCGCAGATGTTGAACTTAAGAGTCAAACGAAAATCATAACGCTTGCTCAAAACTCGTTCGAGATTAGCGAAAATCCACAAACAGTTAATATTGAAAAGTTGACTGTAAGCACCGAAGCATCCAATATTAAATTGGAAAACACCGAAAAACAAACAGGTAAAATACTTCTAAACGATGCCGAAATAGTTGTTTCGGGTGGAAGAGGTATGAAATCGCCTGATAATTGGGCTCCGCTTGAAGAATTAGCAAGTTTGCTCGGTGCTGCAACAGCATGCTCTCGTCCTGTTTCCGACGAAGGTTGGCGTCCCCATGAAGAGCATACAGGTCAGACAGGTAAAATTATAGCTCCAAATCTATATTTTGCTTTCGGAATTTCGGGTGCAACCCAACATATAGCCGGCGTTAGCTCATCGAAGTATATAGTTGCTATCAACACCGATAAAGATGCTCCTATTTTTGAACAAGCACAGTACGGTATTGTTGGCGATGCTCAAAAAGTACTACCGCAACTTATTCAAGCTGTCAAAGACATGCAGCAAAAATAG
- a CDS encoding fused MFS/spermidine synthase yields MKRKIVSFIFPITRKIKSEYSGYLELTTFNGRTLLNTENTNYSYGALQRVLKFGLLNTDLSKTRNILVLGLGGGCVIKTLRKEFNYANRITAVEIDPVIIEIAKKEFGISEDDKTKIICDDAFDYVMNDNTMFDLIIIDLFIDNKIPDKFLLLDFWRGIINKLCLGGTIIFNTLCDPHTETKDIENKLMKRGLKYRIHRHVEGSNKILIANYC; encoded by the coding sequence ATGAAAAGAAAAATAGTAAGTTTCATTTTCCCTATAACCAGAAAAATAAAATCTGAGTATAGCGGTTATCTTGAATTGACCACTTTTAACGGAAGGACATTACTAAATACAGAGAACACAAATTATTCTTATGGAGCATTGCAAAGAGTTTTGAAATTCGGCTTGTTGAATACCGATCTTTCTAAAACAAGGAACATTTTGGTTCTGGGGCTTGGTGGTGGTTGCGTTATAAAAACATTAAGAAAAGAATTTAATTACGCTAACAGAATAACCGCTGTTGAAATTGACCCGGTAATAATTGAAATTGCTAAAAAAGAATTCGGAATTTCTGAAGACGACAAAACTAAAATAATTTGCGATGACGCTTTTGATTATGTCATGAATGACAATACTATGTTCGATCTAATCATTATAGACCTATTCATTGACAATAAGATTCCGGACAAATTCCTACTGCTGGACTTTTGGCGTGGAATAATTAACAAACTGTGTCTTGGCGGAACGATTATTTTCAATACTTTATGTGATCCTCACACAGAGACTAAAGACATAGAAAACAAATTGATGAAACGAGGGCTTAAATATAGAATACATAGACATGTGGAAGGGTCAAACAAAATATTAATTGCGAACTACTGCTAA
- a CDS encoding electron transfer flavoprotein subunit beta/FixA family protein — protein MKILVCISNVPDTTTKIKFADDNKSVDFTGVQWVINPWDELALTRAIELKENASNNISSVVVAHVGEATSDPTIRKALAIGADSAIRVNTKADDAFNTAKQLANAVKDEGFDIILCGIESSDHNGSTVGGMLAELLNIDSVTGVSSLEIENGHAKVIREIDGGRETLTVPNTALFVVQKGIAKEPRIAAMRGIMQARTKPIKVVEPVATDSFTQITQLEKPVPRAACKFVDADNAGELITLLQNEAKVL, from the coding sequence GTGAAAATATTAGTTTGTATTAGTAATGTACCCGATACAACAACTAAGATAAAATTCGCCGACGATAATAAGTCGGTTGATTTTACAGGTGTTCAGTGGGTCATTAATCCTTGGGACGAATTGGCACTTACGCGTGCTATTGAACTTAAAGAAAACGCTTCTAACAATATTAGCAGTGTTGTTGTGGCTCACGTTGGCGAAGCTACTTCCGATCCTACAATTAGGAAAGCATTAGCAATTGGAGCCGACTCTGCTATTAGAGTTAACACCAAAGCCGACGACGCTTTTAATACAGCCAAACAATTGGCAAATGCAGTTAAAGACGAAGGTTTCGATATTATTCTTTGCGGAATTGAATCGAGCGACCACAATGGCTCAACCGTTGGTGGCATGCTTGCCGAACTTTTAAATATCGATTCAGTTACCGGAGTTTCTTCCTTAGAAATTGAAAACGGACATGCAAAAGTAATTCGCGAAATCGACGGCGGTAGGGAAACTCTTACTGTTCCAAACACTGCCTTGTTTGTTGTTCAAAAAGGTATTGCAAAAGAACCCCGAATTGCAGCTATGAGAGGAATTATGCAAGCTCGTACCAAACCTATAAAAGTGGTTGAGCCCGTTGCAACCGACTCGTTTACCCAAATTACGCAATTGGAAAAACCTGTACCACGTGCAGCATGCAAGTTTGTTGATGCCGACAATGCAGGCGAACTCATCACCCTTTTGCAAAACGAAGCTAAAGTTCTTTAA
- a CDS encoding SagB/ThcOx family dehydrogenase gives MKKILLTIIAIMTMTTFISGQDIKLPEPQKNIGKPLMQALSERKSSREFSDKDLSLQELSNLLWAANGFNRPDKRTAPTALNKQELELYFCDRNGIYFYDAKNNVAKLIKKGDYRASAGHQEFVGTAAINILFVCDNSKSAKAEFSYTNCGYISQNIYLYCASEGLATVARGSFDNDKLIKLLNLDSNFKVLLAQSVGYPK, from the coding sequence ATGAAAAAAATTTTATTAACAATTATTGCTATTATGACTATGACAACTTTTATCTCAGGGCAGGATATTAAATTGCCAGAACCGCAAAAAAACATCGGTAAACCATTAATGCAAGCATTAAGCGAACGCAAGAGTTCCAGAGAGTTTTCGGACAAGGACTTGTCTTTGCAAGAACTTTCAAATCTTTTGTGGGCTGCAAACGGTTTTAACAGACCCGACAAAAGAACAGCTCCAACTGCTCTTAACAAACAAGAATTAGAGCTTTATTTCTGCGATAGAAACGGAATTTACTTTTACGACGCAAAAAATAATGTCGCCAAACTAATAAAAAAAGGCGATTACAGAGCTTCTGCCGGTCATCAGGAGTTTGTAGGTACGGCAGCTATAAACATTTTGTTTGTCTGCGATAACAGTAAATCGGCAAAAGCCGAATTTTCATATACCAACTGCGGATATATTTCGCAAAACATCTACTTGTATTGTGCTTCGGAAGGTTTGGCAACCGTAGCTCGCGGCTCTTTCGATAATGATAAACTTATTAAATTACTTAACTTAGATAGTAATTTTAAGGTATTGCTGGCACAATCAGTGGGTTACCCAAAATAA
- a CDS encoding PD-(D/E)XK nuclease family protein — translation MSNIDDYSKLIEEFKQIPKFEYHTTYLDICRYPGNRFEEICSRILAFFFQPNNEHGLKDLFLKSLFDTINKENPLYVRDTQITVDTEVQSEDNKRLDILITGTNFIIGIENKIYAPLYNPLDSYKETINKKANQCEINKDKIFKIVLSVKKITDQSELTKMYDNGFVKVYYSEFFENLKKNVGNYFSQANPKYVTIMYDFIETIENMDGRIDDEMVSFFIENKDNVEEMIDQYNKVKQQIQSIRINKISEILNIIKERIDENWTHWDGWLLVIDKFNANTELPRIGIESCYSSYNQNPLGKFIIYITTWSVKDYEPYEEILKIRYPDRIPKKNPYGDNKVYLYVEEIEIDNDNETKVLERLKYHYDELKSVVAELLNKK, via the coding sequence ATGAGTAATATTGACGATTATTCGAAACTTATTGAGGAGTTTAAACAAATTCCCAAATTTGAATATCATACAACATATTTAGATATCTGCAGATATCCGGGTAATAGATTTGAAGAAATTTGTAGTAGGATTTTAGCATTTTTCTTTCAACCTAATAATGAACACGGATTGAAAGATTTATTTTTGAAATCACTATTCGATACTATTAATAAAGAAAACCCTTTATACGTTCGGGATACCCAGATCACTGTTGATACTGAAGTTCAATCAGAAGACAATAAAAGACTTGATATCTTAATTACAGGTACTAACTTTATTATTGGAATTGAGAATAAAATTTATGCACCTCTTTATAATCCTCTTGATAGTTACAAAGAAACCATAAATAAAAAGGCAAATCAGTGTGAAATTAATAAGGATAAAATTTTTAAAATTGTATTGTCAGTTAAAAAAATTACAGACCAAAGTGAATTAACAAAAATGTATGATAATGGATTTGTAAAAGTCTATTATTCAGAGTTTTTTGAAAACCTTAAAAAAAATGTTGGCAATTACTTTTCACAAGCCAACCCAAAATATGTAACAATTATGTATGATTTTATTGAAACAATTGAAAATATGGATGGAAGAATTGATGATGAAATGGTTAGTTTTTTTATTGAGAACAAGGACAATGTTGAAGAAATGATTGACCAGTATAATAAAGTCAAACAGCAAATTCAGAGTATTCGAATAAATAAAATTAGTGAGATTTTGAACATAATTAAAGAGCGTATAGATGAAAATTGGACTCATTGGGATGGTTGGCTCTTAGTCATTGATAAATTTAACGCTAACACTGAATTGCCTCGCATTGGAATAGAATCTTGCTACTCATCTTATAATCAAAACCCTTTAGGTAAATTTATAATTTACATCACAACTTGGTCTGTAAAAGATTATGAGCCGTATGAAGAGATATTAAAAATCAGATATCCTGATAGGATTCCTAAAAAAAATCCATATGGAGATAATAAAGTCTATCTGTATGTGGAAGAAATTGAAATTGATAATGATAATGAAACAAAAGTTCTTGAAAGATTAAAATATCACTATGACGAATTAAAAAGTGTCGTTGCAGAGTTGTTAAATAAAAAATAA
- a CDS encoding PD-(D/E)XK nuclease family protein: METFNLFRNLTFSEAGHTSFLKKLLHRKGKHNQNDLFFKSFVIDVLKSEYLESLSVETEVKTGKKGFVDLILQDKEKKNIYIIENKVKGAKDRPNQLYRYWRNHIKTQEEKGLSGNYKIFYLTINGSKPTAESLSKPIVSAKTTKYKGLPDTLPMDVGLISYKKDIKNWLKDCLSKIDKTNDNQRLIVTLEQYIEWIEKE, encoded by the coding sequence ATGGAAACTTTTAATTTATTTAGAAATCTTACCTTTTCCGAGGCGGGACATACCTCATTTCTAAAAAAACTATTGCACAGAAAAGGAAAACATAATCAGAATGACTTATTTTTTAAAAGCTTTGTTATTGATGTACTTAAGAGCGAATATTTAGAATCTTTATCAGTTGAAACTGAAGTTAAAACTGGAAAAAAGGGTTTTGTTGATTTAATACTTCAAGATAAAGAAAAAAAGAATATTTACATAATAGAAAACAAGGTTAAAGGCGCAAAAGATAGACCAAATCAATTATACAGGTACTGGAGGAATCATATAAAAACACAAGAAGAAAAGGGTTTAAGTGGGAATTACAAGATTTTCTACCTAACAATTAATGGTAGTAAGCCGACTGCAGAATCTTTATCAAAACCTATTGTTTCAGCGAAAACTACTAAATATAAAGGTTTGCCAGACACTTTACCTATGGATGTTGGACTAATTTCATATAAAAAGGATATAAAGAATTGGCTTAAAGACTGCCTTTCAAAAATTGATAAAACAAATGATAATCAAAGATTGATTGTAACATTGGAACAATATATAGAATGGATTGAAAAAGAATGA